A genomic region of Serratia fonticola contains the following coding sequences:
- a CDS encoding MFS transporter: MDNAQPERSTSDLIKAAVSGWLGTALEFMDFQLYSLGAALVFHEIFFPEQSAAMALILAMGTYGAGYVARIVGAFFFGRMGDTIGRKKVLFITITMMGICTTLIGVLPTYAQIGIFAPLLLVVLRIIQGLGAGAEISGAGTMLAEYAPKGKRGIISSLVAMGTNCGTLSATAIWAIMFFFLSKEELLAWGWRVPFLASVVVMIFAIWLRMNLKESPVFEKVNDDSASTPAVTALAGNTHSLSAMFSSKSFWLATGLRFGQAGNSGLIQTFLAGYLVQTLLFEKAIPTDALMISSAIGFITIPLLGWISDKIGRRVPYILVNISAIILAYPMISMIVDKSNEANVIMASIIIIHNVAVLGLFALENITMAEMFGSRNRFTRMAISKEAGGLVAVGFGPVLAGIFCNMTDSWWPIAAMMIVYSVIGLLAAVMMPEVKDRNLNLAEDAAESPTLPVAKSVRSY, encoded by the coding sequence ATTGACAACGCTCAGCCGGAAAGAAGTACCTCGGACCTGATCAAGGCGGCCGTTTCTGGCTGGCTTGGCACCGCACTGGAATTTATGGATTTTCAGCTCTACTCGCTGGGTGCGGCATTAGTCTTTCACGAAATATTTTTCCCGGAGCAGTCCGCCGCCATGGCCCTGATATTGGCGATGGGAACTTACGGTGCGGGTTATGTTGCGCGCATCGTCGGGGCATTTTTCTTTGGCCGCATGGGGGACACCATTGGCCGTAAGAAAGTGCTGTTTATCACCATTACCATGATGGGGATCTGCACCACCTTGATCGGTGTTCTGCCGACTTATGCGCAAATCGGTATTTTCGCCCCCTTGCTGCTGGTCGTGCTGCGTATTATCCAGGGGTTGGGCGCAGGTGCGGAAATATCCGGTGCCGGAACCATGCTGGCGGAATACGCACCGAAAGGTAAACGCGGGATTATCTCCTCGCTGGTTGCCATGGGTACCAACTGCGGCACGCTGTCTGCCACCGCGATCTGGGCAATCATGTTCTTTTTCCTGTCCAAAGAGGAACTGCTGGCCTGGGGTTGGCGCGTCCCGTTCCTGGCCAGCGTCGTGGTGATGATCTTCGCCATCTGGTTGCGAATGAACCTTAAAGAGAGCCCGGTGTTTGAAAAAGTTAATGACGATAGTGCCAGCACACCAGCGGTTACTGCGCTGGCAGGCAATACCCATTCCCTGTCGGCCATGTTCAGCAGCAAATCCTTCTGGCTGGCTACCGGACTACGTTTTGGTCAGGCGGGTAACTCCGGTCTGATTCAGACCTTCCTGGCCGGTTATCTGGTGCAAACCCTGCTGTTTGAGAAAGCGATCCCGACCGATGCCTTGATGATCAGCTCCGCGATTGGTTTTATCACCATCCCGTTACTGGGTTGGATTTCCGACAAAATTGGCCGTCGGGTGCCTTATATCCTGGTTAATATTTCCGCCATTATCCTGGCTTATCCGATGATTTCGATGATTGTGGATAAGAGCAATGAGGCGAACGTGATTATGGCCTCGATCATTATTATTCATAACGTCGCGGTACTGGGCCTGTTTGCCCTGGAAAACATCACCATGGCAGAAATGTTTGGCTCCCGTAACCGCTTTACCCGCATGGCTATCTCCAAAGAGGCTGGGGGTTTGGTTGCCGTCGGCTTTGGCCCGGTATTGGCCGGTATCTTCTGCAATATGACCGATTCCTGGTGGCCTATTGCGGCAATGATGATTGTCTATTCCGTTATCGGTTTATTAGCGGCCGTCATGATGCCAGAAGTTAAAGATCGCAACCTGAACCTGGCTGAAGATGCCGCCGAAAGCCCAACATTGCCAGTCGCTAAAAGCGTGCGCAGTTATTGA
- a CDS encoding Zn-dependent oxidoreductase codes for MKSITVQQPGQLVIEERPLPQPQQGEVRVRVASAGICGSDVHIYHGHNPFAKYPRVIGHEFFGHIDATGEGVDPSRIGERVVGDPVVSCGHCYPCSVGRPNVCSKLQVIGVHRDGGFSESVTLPAQNAHRIPDSIPDSEATMVEPFTIAANICSQLQPGPRDIALVYGAGPMGLTTIQALRGVYGVKEIVVADRIDERLVMATANGADRVINNGNLDLPEELKKLGIQPTLIIDAACHPAILPEAIGLASPAARIGIMGFSAEPCVISQQAITSKEITLYSSRLNSNRFPQVITWMTERKIQPEKLITHQFAYTQVLDAMEIFEKDQKQCCKVLLKF; via the coding sequence ATGAAAAGCATTACTGTTCAACAGCCTGGGCAACTGGTGATTGAAGAGCGCCCGCTACCACAGCCGCAGCAAGGTGAAGTCCGTGTTCGCGTCGCCAGCGCCGGGATTTGTGGTTCCGATGTGCATATCTATCACGGCCATAACCCGTTTGCCAAATACCCGCGCGTTATCGGCCATGAGTTCTTTGGCCACATTGATGCCACCGGCGAAGGTGTCGATCCCTCTCGTATTGGCGAGCGTGTGGTTGGCGACCCGGTGGTCAGTTGCGGCCATTGTTACCCCTGCTCCGTAGGCCGCCCCAACGTTTGTAGCAAACTGCAGGTCATTGGGGTACACCGCGACGGCGGCTTCAGCGAGTCTGTGACACTACCGGCTCAAAATGCCCATCGCATCCCGGACAGCATTCCAGACAGCGAAGCGACGATGGTTGAACCCTTTACCATTGCCGCCAACATCTGCAGCCAGTTGCAACCCGGTCCCCGGGATATCGCACTGGTATATGGCGCAGGCCCAATGGGACTCACCACGATTCAGGCACTGCGTGGCGTTTACGGCGTTAAAGAAATCGTGGTGGCAGATCGTATTGATGAGCGTCTGGTCATGGCCACCGCCAACGGGGCCGATCGGGTGATCAACAACGGCAACCTCGACCTGCCCGAAGAACTGAAAAAGCTCGGCATCCAGCCAACGTTAATTATCGATGCCGCTTGCCATCCGGCAATCCTGCCTGAGGCGATCGGCCTGGCGTCGCCTGCTGCACGCATCGGCATCATGGGGTTCTCGGCGGAGCCTTGCGTCATCAGTCAGCAAGCCATCACCAGTAAAGAAATTACCCTTTACAGCTCTCGCCTGAACAGCAATCGCTTCCCTCAGGTTATTACCTGGATGACAGAGCGCAAGATCCAACCGGAAAAACTGATAACCCATCAGTTTGCTTATACGCAGGTGCTGGATGCCATGGAGATCTTCGAAAAAGACCAGAAACAGTGCTGTAAGGTCCTATTGAAATTCTAA
- the baeS gene encoding two-component system sensor histidine kinase BaeS, with protein MRIGITGKLFMAIFATCMLVLITMHWGVRLSFERGFIDYIKHSNEQRISMLSDALEDQYRRHGNWAFLRNNDQVVYQIMRSFEQNSDSSHNMPPKGWRTQFWVVDNQYNRLVGHSGPVPREGTRHPIRYNNQIVGWVVATPPERLTRNADINFDRQQRRTSWLIVALSTVLAAAVTWLMSRGLLAPVKRLVGGTHRLAAGDFSARVAVSSQDELGRLAQDFNQLATSLEKNEQMRRAFMADVSHELRTPLAVLRGELEALQDGVRQPTPASLSSLQAEVSTLTKLVDDLHQLSLSDVGALAYRKLPVDCVHLVQIAVAAFRERFHAKQLEIVTHLPEQMPLFGDPDRLNQLFNNLLENSLRYTDPGGKLEIGIERLPGMVRIYWQDSAPGVNNEQLARIFERFYRTEGSRNRASGGSGLGLSICQNIVEAHGGKIYAQHSPFGGVRITVDFLNSGE; from the coding sequence ATGAGAATTGGCATTACCGGTAAGCTGTTTATGGCGATTTTCGCCACCTGCATGTTGGTGTTGATCACCATGCATTGGGGCGTGCGCCTGAGCTTCGAACGCGGTTTTATTGACTATATCAAGCACAGCAATGAGCAACGTATCTCTATGCTCAGCGATGCCCTGGAAGACCAGTACCGCCGCCATGGTAACTGGGCATTTCTGCGTAATAACGATCAGGTGGTGTATCAGATCATGCGCTCGTTTGAACAAAACAGCGACAGTAGCCACAATATGCCGCCCAAAGGCTGGCGTACGCAATTCTGGGTGGTGGATAACCAGTATAATCGCCTGGTCGGCCACTCAGGCCCCGTCCCCAGAGAGGGAACCCGCCATCCGATCCGCTATAATAATCAAATCGTTGGCTGGGTGGTTGCCACACCGCCAGAGAGGCTGACGCGCAACGCCGATATCAACTTCGATCGCCAGCAGCGTCGAACCAGTTGGCTGATTGTCGCACTATCGACAGTGCTGGCAGCCGCGGTCACCTGGCTGATGTCCCGTGGCTTGCTGGCACCGGTCAAACGCCTGGTGGGCGGCACGCATCGGCTCGCGGCAGGCGATTTCAGTGCCCGAGTCGCGGTGAGCAGCCAGGATGAGCTGGGTCGGCTGGCACAAGACTTCAACCAGCTCGCGACCTCACTGGAAAAGAATGAACAGATGCGCCGCGCCTTTATGGCCGATGTCTCGCATGAATTACGTACCCCGTTAGCCGTGCTGCGTGGTGAACTGGAAGCCTTGCAGGACGGGGTTCGCCAACCGACCCCCGCCTCCCTGAGTTCACTGCAGGCGGAGGTTTCAACCCTTACCAAACTGGTGGACGATCTGCACCAGCTTTCACTGTCTGATGTTGGCGCCCTGGCCTACCGTAAATTACCGGTGGATTGTGTGCATCTGGTACAAATCGCCGTGGCCGCTTTCCGCGAACGTTTTCATGCCAAACAGCTGGAGATCGTCACTCACTTGCCCGAGCAGATGCCGCTGTTTGGCGATCCGGATCGTCTCAACCAATTATTCAATAACCTGTTGGAAAACAGCCTGCGCTATACCGATCCCGGCGGCAAACTGGAGATCGGTATCGAACGCCTGCCAGGCATGGTACGGATTTATTGGCAAGACAGCGCGCCCGGGGTGAACAATGAACAATTGGCGCGCATCTTCGAACGCTTTTACCGTACCGAAGGCTCACGTAACCGTGCCAGTGGCGGCTCTGGGCTAGGGTTGTCTATTTGCCAGAATATCGTGGAGGCCCATGGCGGTAAGATCTACGCACAGCACTCGCCTTTCGGCGGCGTGCGCATTACAGTAGACTTCCTCAACTCTGGTGAATAA
- the baeR gene encoding two-component system response regulator BaeR, producing MENPNQPLQIMIVEDEPKLGQLLVDYLQAAGYATRWLTNGSEVVPAVHEHPPALILLDLMLPGSDGLTVCRELRRFTDVPVMMVTAKIEEIDRLLGLEIGADDYICKPYSPREVVARVKTILRRCYRPLENNDDEALLHIDEPRFQASYQGHILDLTPAEFRLLKTLACQPGNVFSREQLLNNLYDDYRVVTDRTIDSHIKNLRRKLELIDGDKAFIRSVYGVGYRWEAEQCRLVNGL from the coding sequence ATGGAAAATCCTAATCAGCCACTTCAGATAATGATTGTGGAAGATGAGCCCAAGTTGGGCCAATTACTGGTGGATTATCTCCAGGCCGCTGGCTACGCCACCCGTTGGCTGACCAACGGCAGCGAGGTTGTCCCTGCGGTACATGAACACCCACCGGCACTTATTCTGCTGGATTTGATGTTACCGGGCAGTGACGGGTTAACCGTTTGCCGTGAACTGCGCCGTTTTACCGACGTTCCGGTCATGATGGTGACGGCTAAAATAGAGGAGATTGACCGCCTGCTGGGGCTGGAAATCGGTGCAGATGACTACATCTGCAAACCCTATAGCCCGCGAGAAGTGGTTGCCAGAGTAAAAACCATTCTGCGCCGCTGTTACCGACCATTGGAAAACAACGATGATGAAGCGCTGCTGCATATCGATGAGCCACGCTTTCAGGCGAGCTACCAGGGGCACATTCTGGATCTGACGCCAGCTGAGTTTCGTTTGCTGAAAACCCTGGCCTGCCAGCCGGGTAACGTATTCTCACGCGAGCAGTTGCTGAATAACCTGTACGACGATTACCGCGTGGTGACCGATCGTACCATCGACAGCCATATCAAAAATCTGCGCCGCAAGTTGGAGCTGATCGATGGGGACAAGGCTTTTATCCGCTCGGTCTACGGTGTGGGCTACCGTTGGGAAGCCGAGCAGTGCCGATTGGTGAATGGGCTCTGA
- the yegS gene encoding lipid kinase YegS: MSQYAPTLLIINGKSAGNEEVRAAVKMLRDEALILHVRVTWEHGDAARYVKEASQLQVETVIAGGGDGTINEVAAALAQLPAERRPVLGILPLGTANDFATACSIPLQPELALQLAIKGRAVPIDLAKVNDQRYFVNMATGGFGTRITTETPEKLKAALGGVSYFIHGLLRLDALKADNCEIRGPDFHWAGEALVIGIGNGKQAGGGQQLCPNALINDGLLQVRLLTAEELLPTLINILFSGEEDSNIVDASLPWLEISAPHEITFNLDGEPLKGTHFRIEVLPSAIECRLPPNCDLLG; the protein is encoded by the coding sequence ATGAGTCAATACGCACCAACACTGCTTATCATCAATGGTAAAAGTGCCGGTAACGAAGAGGTCCGTGCCGCAGTGAAAATGTTGCGGGATGAAGCGCTGATCCTGCACGTCCGAGTCACCTGGGAGCATGGCGATGCCGCCCGCTATGTCAAAGAGGCCAGCCAGTTACAGGTCGAAACCGTGATCGCGGGTGGAGGAGACGGCACCATCAACGAGGTCGCCGCCGCACTGGCACAACTGCCGGCAGAACGGCGGCCAGTCTTGGGCATTCTTCCGCTGGGGACCGCCAACGATTTTGCTACCGCCTGTTCCATCCCGCTGCAGCCGGAGTTAGCTTTGCAGTTGGCCATCAAGGGCCGGGCGGTGCCTATCGATCTGGCAAAAGTGAACGATCAGCGCTACTTCGTCAATATGGCCACCGGTGGTTTTGGCACACGTATCACGACCGAAACACCGGAAAAGTTAAAAGCCGCCCTGGGTGGGGTTTCCTATTTCATTCATGGTTTACTGCGCCTGGACGCGCTGAAAGCCGACAACTGTGAGATCCGTGGCCCGGATTTCCATTGGGCCGGAGAGGCGCTGGTGATTGGTATTGGTAACGGCAAACAGGCCGGTGGCGGGCAGCAGTTATGCCCGAATGCGCTTATCAACGATGGCCTGTTGCAGGTGCGGTTGCTGACTGCCGAAGAGCTGTTGCCGACACTGATCAATATCCTGTTCAGTGGTGAAGAGGACAGCAATATTGTTGACGCCTCACTCCCCTGGCTTGAGATCAGTGCACCACATGAAATTACCTTCAACCTTGATGGTGAACCGCTGAAAGGTACACATTTCCGTATCGAAGTGCTACCGAGTGCCATTGAATGTCGTCTGCCCCCCAATTGCGATCTGCTGGGATAA
- the manD gene encoding D-mannonate dehydratase ManD: MKIVKAEVFVTCPGRNFVTLKITTSNGLTGIGDATLNGRELPVASYLQDHVCPQLIGRDAHQIEDIWQYFYKGAYWRRGPVTMSAISAVDMALWDIKAKAANMPLYQLLGGASRTGVMVYCHTTGHSIDEVLDDYAKHQEMGFKAIRVQCGVPGMKTTYGMAKGKGLAYEPATKGNWPEEQLWSTEKYLDFTPKLFDAVRNKFGFDEHLLHDMHHRLTPIEAARFGKSIEQYRLFWMEDPTPAENQECFRLIRQHTVTPIAVGEVFNSIWDCKQLIEEQLIDYIRTTITHAGGITGMRRIADFASLYQVRTGSHGPSDLSPICMAAALHFDLWVPNFGVQEYMGYSEQMLDVFPHSWSFDNGYMHPGEKPGLGIEFDEKLAAKYPYDPAYLPVARLEDGTLWNW; the protein is encoded by the coding sequence ATGAAAATTGTTAAAGCCGAGGTGTTCGTCACCTGCCCGGGAAGAAATTTCGTCACGCTGAAGATCACCACCAGCAACGGGCTTACCGGTATCGGTGATGCCACATTGAATGGCCGCGAGCTCCCCGTGGCCTCTTACCTGCAAGATCACGTTTGTCCGCAACTCATTGGTCGCGATGCCCACCAGATCGAGGATATCTGGCAGTACTTCTACAAGGGCGCTTACTGGCGCCGTGGCCCGGTAACCATGTCGGCGATTTCCGCTGTGGATATGGCACTGTGGGATATCAAAGCCAAAGCCGCCAATATGCCGCTCTATCAACTGCTGGGCGGTGCTTCACGTACCGGCGTCATGGTCTATTGCCATACCACCGGCCACTCGATAGACGAAGTGCTGGACGATTACGCCAAACACCAGGAAATGGGATTCAAGGCCATCCGCGTGCAGTGCGGCGTACCTGGGATGAAAACCACCTATGGGATGGCCAAAGGCAAAGGACTGGCGTATGAACCGGCCACCAAAGGCAACTGGCCGGAAGAACAACTGTGGTCGACAGAGAAATACCTCGATTTCACCCCAAAACTGTTTGATGCCGTGCGCAATAAATTCGGCTTCGACGAACATTTACTGCATGACATGCACCACCGCCTGACGCCGATCGAGGCCGCCCGTTTTGGTAAAAGTATCGAACAATACCGCCTGTTCTGGATGGAAGACCCCACCCCGGCTGAAAATCAGGAATGCTTCCGTCTGATCCGTCAGCACACCGTAACGCCGATTGCCGTTGGCGAGGTATTCAACAGCATCTGGGATTGCAAACAGTTGATTGAAGAGCAACTGATCGATTACATCCGCACCACCATCACCCATGCCGGGGGCATCACGGGCATGCGCCGCATCGCTGATTTTGCCTCACTGTATCAGGTACGGACCGGTTCACACGGGCCTTCCGATCTTTCGCCAATCTGTATGGCGGCCGCGTTACATTTTGATCTTTGGGTCCCTAACTTCGGCGTACAGGAATACATGGGGTATTCCGAACAGATGCTGGACGTGTTCCCGCACAGTTGGAGCTTCGACAACGGCTATATGCATCCGGGTGAAAAACCAGGGTTGGGCATCGAGTTTGACGAAAAGCTGGCTGCAAAATATCCCTACGATCCGGCCTACCTGCCGGTAGCACGCCTGGAAGACGGCACACTGTGGAATTGGTAA
- the yegQ gene encoding tRNA 5-hydroxyuridine modification protein YegQ, with protein MFTPELLSPAGTLKNMRYAFAYGADAVYAGQPRYSLRVRNNEFNHENLAQGINEAHALGKRFYVVVNIAPHNAKLKTFLRDLKPVIDMGPDALIMSDPGLIMMVREAFPHMAIHLSVQANAVNWATVKFWQQMGLTRVILSRELSLDEIAEIRSQVPDMELEIFVHGALCMAYSGRCLLSGYINKRDPNQGTCTNACRWQYKAEEGKEDDTGSIVHMHEPIAVQNIEPTLGIGAPTDKVFMLSEAQKPGEYMSAFEDEHGTYIMNSKDLRAIQHVERLTQLGVHSLKIEGRTKSFYYCARTAQVYRRAIDDAAAGKPFDPTLLTTLEGLAHRGYTEGFLRRHTHDAHQNYDYGSSISERQQFVGEFTGVRRNGWAEVDVKNKFLLGDSVEMMTPGGNVVFTLESLQNKKGEAIDVAPGNGHIVYLPIPEDVDLNYALLIRNLPLDNSQAG; from the coding sequence ATGTTTACACCAGAACTCCTCTCTCCGGCGGGAACGCTGAAGAACATGCGTTATGCCTTTGCCTATGGTGCCGATGCGGTATACGCTGGCCAGCCACGTTACAGTCTGAGAGTGCGTAACAACGAATTTAACCACGAGAATCTGGCGCAAGGGATAAATGAAGCCCATGCACTGGGTAAAAGGTTCTACGTGGTGGTCAACATTGCCCCCCACAATGCCAAGCTGAAAACCTTCCTGCGCGATCTGAAACCGGTGATCGATATGGGCCCGGATGCCCTGATCATGTCCGATCCAGGCTTGATCATGATGGTCCGCGAGGCTTTTCCGCATATGGCCATTCATCTCTCCGTGCAGGCCAATGCCGTCAACTGGGCTACCGTAAAATTCTGGCAGCAGATGGGGCTGACGCGCGTTATCCTCTCACGCGAACTGTCGCTGGATGAGATTGCCGAAATCCGCAGCCAGGTGCCGGATATGGAGCTGGAGATCTTCGTTCACGGCGCGCTGTGCATGGCCTACTCTGGCCGCTGCCTGTTGTCCGGGTATATCAACAAGCGCGATCCCAATCAGGGCACCTGCACCAATGCCTGCCGTTGGCAATATAAGGCGGAAGAAGGCAAAGAAGACGACACCGGCAGTATCGTGCATATGCATGAGCCCATTGCGGTACAAAACATTGAACCCACGCTGGGAATCGGTGCGCCAACCGATAAGGTGTTTATGCTCTCTGAGGCGCAGAAACCGGGCGAGTATATGAGCGCGTTTGAAGACGAGCACGGCACTTACATCATGAACTCCAAAGATTTGCGCGCTATTCAGCATGTTGAACGTCTCACCCAATTGGGCGTACACTCGCTGAAAATCGAAGGCCGGACCAAATCGTTCTACTACTGCGCCCGTACCGCACAGGTTTATCGCCGTGCCATTGACGACGCCGCTGCCGGTAAGCCCTTTGATCCGACCCTGCTTACCACGCTGGAAGGCCTGGCACACCGCGGCTATACCGAAGGCTTCCTGCGTCGCCATACTCACGATGCTCACCAGAACTACGATTACGGTTCATCAATTTCTGAACGTCAGCAATTTGTCGGGGAATTCACTGGCGTACGCCGTAACGGTTGGGCCGAAGTGGATGTAAAAAACAAATTCCTGCTTGGCGACAGCGTGGAAATGATGACGCCTGGCGGCAACGTGGTGTTTACGCTGGAAAGCCTGCAAAACAAGAAAGGCGAGGCAATCGACGTCGCGCCGGGCAACGGCCATATCGTTTATTTGCCCATCCCGGAAGATGTAGACCTCAATTACGCGTTACTGATCCGCAATTTACCGCTTGATAATAGCCAGGCCGGTTAA
- the mdtD gene encoding multidrug transporter subunit MdtD, translating to MSGKQTTSVRWQLWIVAFGFFMQTLDTTIVNTALPSMAASLGESPLHMQSVIVSYVLTVAVMLPASGWLADRVGVQRVFFSAIVLFTLGSLLCARSETLGELVTSRVIQGIGGAMMVPVGRLTVMKIVPREQYMAAMTFVTLPGQIGPLMGPALGGFLVQYASWHWIFLINIPVGIAGAMATALLMPNYRMQTRRFDISGFIMLAIGMATLTLALDGHKGMGLSLTAIAALAAAGCAALVGYGWHARGNSRALFSLRLFKTQTYRVGLFGSLLGRIGSGMLPFMTPLFLQVGMGFSPFHAGLMMIPMIIGSMGMKRIVVQVVNRFGYRNVLVTATLLLALVTLSFLLVAMLGWVYLLPVVLFFQGMVNSLRFSAMNTLTLKDLPDRLASSGNSLLSMVMQLSMSLGVSIAGILIGSFAHHQVVADSPAIHNAFIYSYGCMALIIALPALAFARVPADTAPNRTLTKEPGTGSTRTQ from the coding sequence ATGAGCGGTAAACAAACCACCTCAGTGCGCTGGCAATTGTGGATTGTGGCCTTCGGCTTCTTTATGCAGACGCTGGATACCACCATCGTCAATACCGCGCTGCCCTCCATGGCTGCCAGCTTGGGAGAGAGCCCGCTGCATATGCAGTCGGTGATTGTCTCCTATGTGCTGACGGTCGCGGTGATGCTGCCAGCCAGCGGCTGGCTGGCCGATCGGGTGGGAGTCCAACGGGTGTTCTTCAGCGCCATTGTGCTGTTCACCCTGGGTTCGCTCCTCTGCGCCCGTTCGGAAACCCTGGGTGAACTGGTCACCTCCCGTGTGATACAGGGCATCGGAGGGGCGATGATGGTGCCGGTCGGCAGGCTGACGGTGATGAAAATCGTCCCACGCGAGCAGTATATGGCGGCGATGACCTTCGTCACGCTCCCCGGCCAGATCGGTCCGCTGATGGGCCCTGCACTGGGAGGCTTTCTGGTGCAATACGCCAGTTGGCATTGGATTTTCCTGATTAACATTCCGGTCGGTATCGCCGGGGCGATGGCTACCGCGCTGCTGATGCCTAATTACCGCATGCAGACCCGGCGCTTCGACATCAGCGGCTTTATCATGCTGGCTATCGGTATGGCGACACTGACGCTGGCGCTTGATGGCCACAAAGGGATGGGGCTTTCCCTCACCGCCATTGCGGCTTTGGCAGCCGCAGGATGTGCGGCACTGGTGGGTTACGGGTGGCACGCCCGCGGAAACAGCCGCGCGCTGTTTTCACTACGGTTATTTAAAACGCAAACCTACCGGGTTGGCCTGTTCGGCAGCCTGTTGGGGCGTATCGGCAGCGGTATGTTACCCTTTATGACGCCCCTGTTTCTGCAAGTGGGCATGGGCTTTTCCCCGTTCCATGCCGGGCTGATGATGATCCCGATGATCATCGGCAGCATGGGCATGAAACGTATCGTGGTACAGGTGGTTAACCGTTTTGGCTACCGCAATGTGCTGGTGACCGCCACGCTGTTGTTGGCGTTGGTGACGTTGAGTTTCCTACTGGTTGCGATGCTGGGGTGGGTTTATCTGCTGCCAGTGGTACTGTTCTTCCAGGGGATGGTCAACTCGCTGCGTTTTTCGGCGATGAATACTCTGACGTTGAAAGACCTGCCCGACCGTCTGGCCAGCAGTGGTAACAGTTTATTATCGATGGTCATGCAGCTCTCGATGAGCCTGGGCGTCAGCATCGCCGGGATCCTGATCGGCAGCTTTGCCCATCATCAAGTGGTGGCAGACAGCCCAGCCATTCATAACGCCTTTATCTACAGCTACGGCTGCATGGCACTGATTATTGCCCTGCCCGCACTGGCTTTCGCCCGAGTACCGGCCGATACCGCCCCTAACCGTACGCTGACAAAAGAACCGGGCACCGGCTCAACGAGGACACAATGA
- a CDS encoding YegP family protein: MATGHYELKKSSNGQYHFTLKASNGEIILSSEMYASKASAENGIASVQTNAPHETQFEVKVSSNSKPYFVLKAKNHQVIGTSQMYSSESAAKNGVQSVMKNGPTTDIRDLSV, from the coding sequence ATGGCAACGGGTCATTATGAGCTAAAAAAATCGAGTAACGGGCAATATCACTTCACCCTGAAGGCCAGCAATGGCGAGATCATCCTTTCCAGTGAAATGTACGCCAGCAAAGCCTCTGCAGAAAACGGTATCGCCTCTGTGCAAACCAACGCCCCTCATGAGACGCAGTTTGAAGTGAAAGTCAGCAGCAATAGCAAACCCTACTTCGTATTGAAAGCCAAAAACCATCAGGTGATTGGCACCAGCCAGATGTACAGCTCAGAAAGTGCGGCAAAAAATGGCGTTCAATCTGTGATGAAAAATGGTCCTACCACCGATATCCGTGATTTGAGTGTCTGA